The following coding sequences lie in one Flavobacterium cyclinae genomic window:
- a CDS encoding Ppx/GppA phosphatase family protein produces the protein MITIKKYAAIDIGSNAMRLLVTNIVEQEGYPTQFNKSSLVRVPIRLGQDAFTVGEITQENIDRMIDAMKAFKLLMKVHKVEKYQACATSAMREAYNGKEVVEIIKKKADIKIDIIDGKKEAAIIAASDLKQFISTDKAYLYVDVGGGSTEFSLFYEGKIIASKSFKNGTVRLLNNMVNEVVWQEIEKWIKTNTEPFEDITLIGSGGNINKLFKLSEKQQDKPLSYVYVSSQYQKLNSMTYEQRIAEIGLNPDRADVIIPATRIYLNAMKWSGARHIYVPKIGLSDGIVKAMYYGRI, from the coding sequence ATGATTACAATAAAAAAATATGCAGCTATTGATATTGGTTCCAATGCCATGAGGTTATTGGTTACCAATATTGTAGAGCAAGAAGGTTATCCAACACAATTTAATAAAAGTTCCTTGGTTCGTGTACCCATTCGATTGGGGCAAGATGCATTTACCGTTGGTGAAATTACGCAGGAAAACATTGATAGAATGATTGACGCCATGAAAGCTTTCAAATTATTAATGAAAGTTCACAAGGTGGAAAAATATCAAGCGTGTGCCACATCTGCCATGCGAGAAGCTTATAATGGAAAAGAAGTTGTCGAAATCATCAAAAAGAAAGCTGATATAAAAATTGATATTATCGATGGAAAAAAAGAAGCAGCTATTATTGCAGCATCCGATTTAAAACAATTTATTAGTACCGATAAAGCGTATTTATATGTAGATGTTGGTGGTGGAAGTACCGAATTTTCTTTATTCTACGAAGGAAAAATCATAGCTTCAAAATCGTTCAAAAACGGAACCGTTCGTTTATTAAACAACATGGTAAACGAAGTCGTTTGGCAAGAAATTGAAAAATGGATTAAAACCAATACCGAACCTTTTGAAGATATTACATTAATTGGTTCCGGAGGAAATATCAATAAGTTATTCAAATTATCTGAAAAACAACAAGATAAACCACTTTCGTATGTATATGTAAGCTCTCAATACCAAAAATTGAACAGCATGACGTACGAGCAAAGAATTGCCGAAATAGGGTTAAATCCAGACCGCGCCGATGTAATTATTCCAGCAACAAGAATTTATCTTAACGCCATGAAATGGAGTGGAGCCCGTCATATTTACGTACCAAAAATTGGATTATCCGATGGTATCGTGAAAGCGATGTATTATGGTAGGATTTAA
- a CDS encoding RsmB/NOP family class I SAM-dependent RNA methyltransferase: MRLHRNLVFTTIDSLMAIFNEEEYADKVVARALKKDKRWGSHDRKFVAETIYEIVRWKRLYAEIAEVKEPFDRDKIWRIFAVWAVLRGYNLPDWKYFEDTPVRRIKGKFDELSKIRKYRESIPDWMDDLGSKELGEEKWTKEIAAQNEQAKVILRVNRLKTTKEKLRALLMDLNIETEFHKDYPDALILKERANVFLTDAFKDGLFEVQDASSQLVAYFLDVQPGMRVVDTCAGAGGKTLHLASLMENKGQLIAMDLYESKLKQLKIRAKRNGAFNIEPRVIESTKTIKKLHEKADRVLIDAPCSGLGVLKRNPDSKWKLQPEFVDNIRKVQAEVLENYSKIVKPGGKLVYATCSVLPSENQEQIKQFLSTEIGKEFNFVKDQKVLASESGFDGFYMALLERKK, encoded by the coding sequence ATGAGATTACACAGAAATTTAGTATTCACCACTATCGATTCGCTGATGGCGATTTTCAATGAAGAAGAATACGCTGACAAAGTGGTTGCAAGAGCCCTAAAAAAAGATAAACGATGGGGAAGTCACGATAGAAAATTCGTAGCAGAAACCATATATGAAATCGTAAGATGGAAACGATTATATGCCGAAATTGCAGAAGTAAAAGAGCCTTTTGATCGCGATAAAATTTGGAGAATATTTGCTGTTTGGGCAGTATTGAGAGGTTATAACCTACCCGATTGGAAATATTTTGAAGATACTCCCGTTAGAAGAATCAAAGGTAAATTTGACGAATTATCAAAAATCAGAAAATATAGAGAATCTATTCCTGATTGGATGGATGATTTAGGAAGTAAAGAATTAGGCGAAGAAAAATGGACTAAAGAAATTGCAGCTCAAAATGAGCAAGCAAAAGTAATTTTGAGGGTCAATCGTTTAAAAACAACAAAAGAAAAATTAAGAGCTCTTTTGATGGACTTGAATATTGAAACCGAATTTCACAAAGACTATCCTGATGCCTTAATTTTAAAAGAAAGAGCTAATGTTTTCTTAACAGATGCTTTTAAAGATGGATTATTTGAGGTACAAGATGCTTCTTCACAATTAGTAGCTTATTTCTTAGATGTTCAACCTGGAATGCGAGTGGTTGATACTTGTGCTGGTGCTGGTGGTAAAACTTTGCATTTGGCCTCTCTAATGGAAAATAAAGGACAATTAATTGCTATGGATTTATATGAAAGTAAATTGAAGCAATTAAAGATTCGTGCCAAAAGAAACGGAGCCTTTAATATTGAACCTAGAGTTATTGAAAGCACTAAAACAATCAAAAAATTACACGAAAAAGCAGATAGAGTTTTAATAGATGCTCCTTGTAGTGGATTAGGAGTTTTAAAAAGAAACCCTGATAGTAAATGGAAATTACAGCCTGAATTTGTAGATAATATCAGAAAAGTTCAAGCTGAAGTTTTAGAAAATTATTCTAAAATTGTTAAACCAGGCGGAAAATTAGTTTACGCTACTTGTTCTGTGTTACCCTCTGAAAATCAAGAACAAATTAAGCAATTCTTAAGTACAGAAATCGGAAAAGAGTTTAACTTTGTTAAAGACCAAAAAGTATTAGCCAGTGAAAGCGGATTTGATGGTTTTTACATGGCATTATTAGAACGAAAAAAATAA
- a CDS encoding SixA phosphatase family protein: MKSLFLIRHAKSSWDTPVQDINRSISQRGIKDAHLIASRLVKLIPKSFIVWSSKAKRAVETAYIFSEYLSISFENIYFKEDLYTFDDVNLLKIIKKCKNEHDNLILFGHNEAITNFVNKFGDLYIDNVPTSGVVVLQFETDNWEKISKGKTITTLFPSQFKNE, translated from the coding sequence ATGAAAAGTTTATTTTTAATTCGTCATGCAAAATCTAGTTGGGATACTCCAGTGCAAGACATTAATCGTTCTATTTCACAAAGAGGTATCAAAGATGCCCATTTAATTGCTTCAAGATTGGTTAAGCTAATTCCTAAATCATTTATTGTTTGGAGTAGTAAAGCAAAACGTGCAGTTGAAACGGCATATATTTTTTCTGAATATTTATCAATATCTTTTGAAAACATATATTTTAAAGAAGATTTGTACACATTTGATGATGTTAATTTACTTAAAATCATAAAAAAATGTAAAAATGAACATGATAATTTAATTCTTTTCGGACATAATGAAGCAATTACAAATTTTGTTAATAAATTTGGAGACCTTTATATAGATAATGTCCCTACATCTGGAGTTGTTGTTTTACAATTTGAAACTGATAATTGGGAAAAAATAAGTAAAGGCAAAACGATAACAACATTATTTCCAAGCCAATTTAAAAATGAATAA
- a CDS encoding PorP/SprF family type IX secretion system membrane protein, with protein sequence MKFYLVILFTFISSILCFSQQDSQYTQYMYNTTLINPAYAGSREVLSAFILHRNQWMGLEGAPVTNNFSINSPIGDSNFGIGLNFVNDKIGPVSENEISVDLAYFIQISENYKFSIGLKGTANLFDLDVNKLRIFDPSDPQFQNVKTEFSPNIGAGAYLFSDKTYFGLSVPNFFESYRYNDNNIEISKQKLHLYFIAGHVFKISDNIDFKPALLSKIVEGAPIQADVTGNFLFFDKLTLGAAYRWNAAVSALAGFQISDSWFIGYGYDLETTKLANYNSGSHEIFLRYELFNKTKISSPRFF encoded by the coding sequence ATGAAATTTTATTTAGTAATCCTATTTACTTTTATATCTAGTATTTTGTGTTTCTCTCAACAAGATTCTCAATATACACAATATATGTACAATACGACATTAATTAATCCTGCTTATGCTGGTTCTAGAGAAGTACTTTCTGCTTTTATCTTACATAGAAATCAATGGATGGGATTAGAAGGTGCCCCAGTTACCAATAATTTCTCGATAAATTCTCCAATTGGCGATTCAAATTTTGGTATTGGATTAAACTTTGTTAATGATAAAATTGGACCCGTTTCGGAAAATGAAATTTCAGTTGACTTAGCTTATTTTATACAAATTTCTGAAAATTATAAATTTTCTATTGGACTAAAAGGAACTGCCAATTTATTTGATTTAGATGTCAATAAACTACGAATATTTGATCCTTCAGATCCGCAATTTCAAAATGTAAAAACAGAGTTTTCTCCAAACATTGGAGCTGGTGCGTATCTTTTTTCAGATAAAACCTATTTTGGCCTTTCGGTTCCTAACTTTTTTGAATCTTATCGATATAACGATAATAATATTGAAATTTCGAAACAAAAATTACATCTATATTTTATTGCAGGACATGTATTTAAAATTAGTGATAATATCGATTTTAAACCTGCTCTCTTAAGTAAAATTGTTGAAGGAGCTCCAATTCAAGCAGATGTAACTGGAAATTTTCTATTCTTTGATAAATTAACTCTGGGTGCAGCCTATAGATGGAATGCAGCTGTAAGTGCTTTAGCTGGATTTCAAATTTCTGATTCTTGGTTTATTGGCTATGGATATGATTTAGAAACCACTAAGTTAGCTAACTATAATTCAGGTTCACATGAAATTTTCTTGCGATATGAGTTATTCAACAAAACGAAAATATCATCGCCTCGTTTCTTCTAA
- the tnpA gene encoding IS200/IS605 family transposase: MANTYTQIHIQFVFAVKYRDGLIHSSFKEELYQYISGIIKANNHKLLAINGMSDHIHILIGMRPTQSISELMQIIKANSSKWINEKKFLKVKFEWQEGYGAFSYSKSNVQNVIKYIQNQEERHKIKTFQEEYLEFLEAFEVDYDERYIFKEPI, translated from the coding sequence ATGGCAAACACATATACACAAATTCATATACAATTTGTTTTTGCAGTAAAATATAGAGACGGATTAATACATTCTTCATTCAAAGAAGAATTATACCAATATATTTCAGGAATAATTAAAGCCAACAATCATAAACTATTAGCCATTAATGGAATGTCAGACCACATTCATATTCTAATTGGAATGCGCCCAACACAATCCATTTCTGAATTGATGCAAATTATTAAAGCTAATAGCTCTAAATGGATTAATGAGAAAAAGTTCTTGAAAGTAAAATTTGAATGGCAAGAAGGTTATGGTGCTTTTTCGTATTCAAAATCAAATGTTCAAAATGTAATTAAATATATTCAGAATCAGGAAGAACGTCATAAAATAAAAACATTTCAAGAGGAATATTTAGAATTTTTAGAAGCTTTTGAAGTGGACTATGATGAACGTTATATTTTTAAAGAGCCTATTTGA
- a CDS encoding OmpA family protein, protein MKTIYTILFTLIFCLGSFSQISKLAKADKKYDKYSYIDAIELYEKVAEKGIKSVDLFQKLGNAYYFNGELTKASKWYGALFALQQEVEPEYYFRYAQALKAEGNYEKANQFMDIFLTKTNDARGKLYAENKDYLNKIDSESGKYLMDTTSINSEFYDYGPSFYGENIVFTSSRSEGNLYAKIHDWTKQNFTDLFIAPLNTEGKLGKVTNLSKEINTKFNESSPVFTKDGKTMYFTRNNYNNGKKRKSDDKIIMEKIYKAELVNGKWSNIKELPFCSDNYKTAHPALSPDEKTLYFASNMPGSYGNSDLYKVSIDKYGNFGTPENLGPTINTEGRETFPFIDNNNHLFFASDGHPGLGGLDIFEAIINENSVEKPINIGKPINSSKDDFGYIINNQNFGFFSSNREGGLGFDDIYSFKICMQNVQGIVSDSDTNEILSNAKVFLFDENMNLISETTTSDKGAYFFKIQCNKKYIIRVTKEEYTTTEKTITSNSQLNDIELDITLKRNIFPIEVGIDLAKLFDISVIYFNLDKWDIRPDAANDLEIILTVMNQYPNMVIDIRSHTDSRQTHEYNEILSDKRAKSTLEYLVSKGIDRSRLSAKGYGETQLVNDCADGVPCSEVEHQKNRRSEFIVIKM, encoded by the coding sequence ATGAAAACAATTTATACCATACTTTTTACACTTATTTTTTGCTTAGGTAGTTTTAGCCAAATATCCAAATTAGCTAAGGCAGACAAAAAGTATGATAAATATTCCTATATAGATGCTATTGAACTTTATGAAAAAGTAGCCGAAAAAGGAATTAAATCAGTTGATTTATTTCAAAAATTAGGAAATGCTTATTATTTTAATGGAGAGTTAACTAAGGCTTCTAAATGGTATGGAGCGCTATTTGCTTTACAGCAAGAAGTAGAACCAGAATATTATTTTAGATATGCCCAAGCCCTAAAAGCAGAAGGAAATTATGAAAAAGCAAACCAATTTATGGATATTTTCCTAACGAAAACTAATGATGCAAGAGGAAAATTATATGCGGAAAACAAAGATTATTTAAATAAAATTGATTCTGAATCAGGAAAATACCTTATGGATACTACCTCAATTAATTCAGAATTTTACGACTATGGACCTTCATTTTACGGAGAAAACATTGTTTTTACATCTTCTAGAAGCGAAGGTAATCTTTATGCAAAAATTCACGATTGGACCAAACAAAATTTTACCGATTTGTTTATAGCTCCTTTGAATACGGAAGGAAAACTTGGAAAAGTGACCAATTTATCCAAAGAAATAAATACCAAATTTAATGAATCATCACCCGTTTTTACTAAAGACGGAAAAACCATGTATTTTACCCGTAACAATTATAACAATGGTAAAAAGAGAAAAAGTGATGATAAAATTATCATGGAAAAAATTTACAAAGCAGAATTGGTAAATGGAAAGTGGTCAAATATTAAAGAACTTCCTTTTTGTAGTGATAATTATAAAACAGCGCATCCAGCGTTAAGTCCAGATGAAAAAACATTATATTTTGCTTCTAACATGCCTGGAAGTTATGGAAATTCAGATTTATATAAAGTGAGCATTGATAAATATGGGAATTTTGGAACCCCTGAAAATCTTGGACCTACAATAAATACGGAAGGAAGAGAAACTTTTCCATTTATTGACAACAATAATCATTTATTTTTTGCTTCAGATGGGCATCCTGGTCTAGGAGGCTTAGATATTTTTGAAGCCATTATTAACGAAAATTCGGTAGAAAAACCAATAAACATAGGCAAACCTATTAATAGTTCGAAAGATGATTTTGGTTATATTATAAACAATCAAAATTTTGGTTTTTTCTCCTCAAACAGAGAAGGCGGTTTAGGATTTGATGATATTTATTCCTTTAAAATTTGCATGCAAAACGTGCAGGGAATTGTTTCAGATAGTGATACTAATGAAATTCTTTCTAATGCTAAAGTATTCTTATTTGATGAAAATATGAATCTTATATCTGAAACTACAACTTCAGATAAAGGTGCTTATTTCTTTAAAATTCAATGCAATAAAAAATACATAATACGAGTAACTAAAGAAGAATACACAACTACTGAGAAAACCATAACATCTAATTCTCAATTAAATGATATAGAATTGGATATCACACTTAAACGAAATATTTTTCCAATAGAAGTTGGAATTGACTTAGCAAAATTATTCGATATTAGCGTCATTTATTTCAATCTAGACAAATGGGATATCCGACCAGATGCCGCTAATGATTTAGAAATAATACTAACGGTTATGAATCAATATCCAAATATGGTTATCGATATTCGTTCGCATACCGATAGTCGTCAAACGCATGAATATAATGAAATCTTATCCGATAAAAGAGCAAAATCTACTCTTGAATATCTCGTAAGTAAAGGAATTGACAGAAGTCGATTGTCAGCTAAAGGTTATGGAGAAACACAATTAGTTAATGATTGTGCTGATGGTGTTCCTTGTAGCGAAGTTGAACATCAAAAAAATAGAAGAAGTGAATTTATCGTAATTAAAATGTAA
- the ppk1 gene encoding polyphosphate kinase 1, whose protein sequence is MNNTVNSYIDREKSWLTFNARVLQEANDENVPLLDRFRFLGIFSNNLDEFFRVRYAAIRRMSLETNETEKILGVPAEKLLKEITEIVIEQQSESLRILSEIEKKLEKENIFIINEKQITKEQEAFIHDYFIQNVSPAVVTIMLNELEEFPLLKDTSGYLAVKLVMKSKKIFPFASKEIQYAVVEIPSTINRFVVLPSNSEKQYIILLDDVIRCNLNYIFNIFDYESIAAHMIKITRDAQLEFDSDLSKSLMEKISNSVKERRVGEPVRFVYDQSIENDTLAFFLKGMGIDSSDSIIPGGRYHNRRDYMNFPNLGRYDLLYKENLPLPVPGLTLEGSILERIKKKDYLLYAPYQSFSYIIKFLREAALDPKVASIKITLYRLAKNSQIVSSLINAAKNGKKVTVQIELQARFDEESNISYSEQMQTEGIELIFGVKGLKVHSKICLIERLEEGKVKRYGFISTGNFNENSAKVYTDVTLFTSKNEILKDAAKIFDFFDVNYRVHRYKHLIVSPHYTRSRFNKLIDREIANAQSGKEAYIKLKMNSISDFKMTDKLYEASNAGVKIQLIIRGICCLIPGVKGLSENIEAISIVDNYLEHSRIYIFGNAGDPEVFISSADFMTRNLDSRVEVTCPIYDPEIKQELIDTFEIGWKANVKARVHSADLLNQYRKNGDAKPFRAQQEMYNYYQNKLDVIAEKVQ, encoded by the coding sequence ATGAATAATACAGTTAATAGTTATATAGATAGAGAGAAGAGTTGGTTAACATTCAACGCAAGAGTATTACAAGAAGCCAATGATGAAAATGTACCTTTATTAGATCGATTTCGATTCCTTGGAATTTTTTCAAATAATTTAGATGAATTTTTTAGAGTTCGTTATGCAGCCATTCGTCGTATGAGTTTAGAAACGAATGAAACCGAGAAAATTTTAGGTGTTCCTGCAGAAAAATTACTGAAAGAAATTACAGAAATTGTTATTGAACAACAATCTGAAAGTTTACGTATTTTAAGTGAAATTGAAAAAAAACTTGAAAAGGAAAATATATTTATCATTAACGAAAAGCAAATTACTAAAGAACAAGAAGCTTTTATTCATGATTATTTCATCCAAAATGTAAGTCCGGCTGTAGTTACCATCATGTTAAATGAGTTAGAAGAATTTCCTTTGTTAAAGGATACTTCGGGGTATTTAGCAGTTAAACTTGTGATGAAATCAAAAAAAATATTTCCATTTGCTTCTAAAGAAATTCAGTATGCAGTTGTTGAAATTCCAAGCACGATAAATCGTTTTGTGGTTCTTCCGTCAAACTCAGAAAAACAATATATTATTCTTTTAGATGATGTTATCCGTTGTAATTTGAATTATATATTTAATATTTTCGACTATGAAAGCATTGCTGCACACATGATTAAGATTACGCGTGATGCCCAATTGGAATTTGATAGTGATTTGAGTAAGAGTTTAATGGAAAAAATTTCAAATTCGGTAAAAGAAAGACGAGTGGGAGAGCCGGTTCGATTTGTTTATGATCAATCTATTGAAAATGACACACTTGCTTTCTTTTTAAAAGGAATGGGAATTGATAGTTCTGATAGTATTATTCCTGGTGGAAGATATCATAACAGAAGAGATTATATGAATTTTCCTAATTTAGGAAGATATGATTTATTATATAAGGAAAATTTACCACTTCCTGTTCCTGGATTAACGTTAGAAGGAAGTATTTTAGAAAGAATTAAAAAGAAAGATTATTTGCTTTATGCACCTTACCAATCTTTTTCTTATATCATAAAGTTTCTTAGGGAAGCAGCCTTAGATCCTAAAGTGGCCTCTATTAAAATTACACTTTATCGTTTGGCCAAAAATTCACAAATCGTGAGTTCATTAATAAATGCTGCTAAAAACGGAAAGAAAGTTACTGTTCAAATCGAATTACAAGCGCGTTTTGATGAAGAAAGTAATATTTCGTATTCCGAACAAATGCAAACCGAAGGAATCGAATTAATTTTTGGAGTAAAAGGATTAAAAGTTCACAGTAAAATTTGTCTTATTGAGAGATTAGAAGAAGGCAAAGTAAAACGATACGGATTTATTTCAACAGGAAATTTTAATGAGAATTCGGCTAAAGTATATACCGATGTTACTTTATTCACAAGTAAGAATGAAATTCTAAAAGATGCGGCTAAGATTTTTGACTTTTTCGATGTAAATTATCGTGTTCACAGATACAAGCACTTAATAGTTTCTCCTCATTACACTAGAAGTCGTTTTAATAAATTAATTGATAGAGAAATTGCAAATGCACAATCGGGAAAAGAAGCGTATATTAAGCTAAAGATGAACAGTATTTCCGATTTTAAAATGACAGATAAGTTATACGAAGCTAGTAATGCAGGTGTAAAAATTCAATTGATTATCAGGGGAATATGCTGTTTGATTCCAGGCGTGAAAGGTTTGAGTGAAAATATCGAAGCAATTAGTATCGTAGATAATTATTTAGAACATTCCCGAATTTATATTTTTGGAAATGCTGGCGATCCTGAAGTATTTATTTCATCTGCCGATTTTATGACTCGAAATTTAGATTCAAGAGTAGAAGTTACGTGTCCAATTTACGATCCAGAAATCAAACAAGAATTAATTGATACATTTGAAATAGGTTGGAAAGCAAATGTCAAAGCTCGAGTACATTCTGCCGATTTACTTAATCAATACAGAAAAAATGGAGATGCAAAACCATTTAGAGCCCAACAGGAAATGTATAATTATTACCAAAATAAATTAGATGTAATTGCAGAAAAAGTGCAATAA
- a CDS encoding WD40/YVTN/BNR-like repeat-containing protein: MKNIVVILLFIGLFGFSQKVTITSEILFESKLSCRAILIDEDKVWMGMDKGRYGFYDKKRDTTIIKEIQSVTRNTEFRSIASTNESIFILSVGNPAMLIRINKKTLEETVVYKEDHEKVFYDSMQFVDDLNGFAMGDPIENCLAFIKTTDGGKTWQKVSCDILPSISEGEAAFASSNTNLIVKGKSIFMVSGGKKSRVFVSKDFGTTWKVYDTPIVQGATMTGIFTADFYNEKIGIIAGGNYEKQDQNWANKAITKNGGKTWKLIAEKEAFGYASCIQFLPNGQGKKLISVGGTGMYYSDNFGISWTKFSDNKDFYTFRFESEKVFYATGRNKLVRFEIQ, translated from the coding sequence ATGAAAAATATAGTTGTTATCCTTTTATTTATTGGTTTATTTGGTTTTTCTCAAAAAGTTACCATTACATCTGAAATACTTTTTGAATCTAAATTAAGTTGTAGAGCCATTTTGATTGATGAAGATAAAGTATGGATGGGAATGGATAAGGGACGATATGGATTTTACGATAAAAAGAGAGATACAACTATCATAAAAGAAATTCAATCGGTTACCCGAAATACTGAATTTAGAAGTATTGCATCTACAAATGAATCGATTTTTATTTTATCGGTTGGAAATCCAGCAATGCTGATTCGAATTAATAAGAAAACATTAGAAGAAACTGTAGTGTACAAAGAAGATCACGAAAAAGTGTTTTACGATAGTATGCAGTTTGTAGATGATTTAAACGGATTTGCTATGGGAGATCCAATTGAAAATTGCCTAGCTTTCATAAAAACTACAGATGGTGGTAAAACTTGGCAAAAAGTAAGTTGCGATATTTTACCTAGTATTTCAGAAGGGGAAGCCGCTTTTGCTTCCAGTAATACCAACTTAATTGTAAAAGGAAAATCGATTTTTATGGTTTCAGGTGGAAAGAAATCGCGTGTTTTTGTTTCTAAGGATTTTGGTACAACTTGGAAGGTTTATGATACACCCATTGTTCAAGGAGCAACCATGACTGGAATTTTTACAGCCGATTTTTACAATGAAAAAATAGGAATTATCGCCGGTGGAAATTACGAAAAGCAAGACCAGAATTGGGCCAACAAAGCCATAACTAAAAATGGTGGCAAAACTTGGAAATTAATCGCAGAAAAGGAAGCCTTTGGTTATGCTTCTTGTATACAATTTCTTCCAAATGGACAAGGTAAAAAACTAATTTCTGTTGGTGGAACAGGAATGTATTATTCGGATAATTTTGGCATAAGTTGGACAAAATTCTCTGATAATAAGGATTTTTATACCTTCAGATTTGAATCAGAAAAGGTGTTTTATGCAACTGGAAGAAATAAGTTAGTTCGATTTGAAATTCAATAA
- a CDS encoding RNA polymerase sigma factor: MQDEKAFVLELLNPKTQNEAFRKLLHLYQKPLYNHIRNLVLNHDDTDDVLQNTFIKVFSNIKNFKGDSKLYSWMYRIATNEALTFMQQRAKKQGISNEELQQKTINKLESDVFFDGNEIQLKLHKAIATLPEKQQLVFKMKYFEELKYEEMSEILITSVGALKASYHIAAKKIEDYLNSN, encoded by the coding sequence TTGCAAGACGAAAAAGCATTTGTTTTAGAATTACTAAATCCCAAAACGCAAAATGAAGCGTTTAGGAAGTTATTGCATTTGTATCAAAAACCGCTGTATAATCATATTAGAAATTTAGTTTTAAATCATGATGATACAGATGATGTCTTACAAAACACATTTATAAAAGTTTTTTCAAATATTAAAAATTTTAAAGGCGATAGTAAATTGTACTCTTGGATGTATAGAATTGCGACTAATGAAGCTTTAACATTTATGCAACAAAGAGCAAAAAAACAAGGTATATCTAATGAAGAATTACAACAAAAAACCATAAATAAATTAGAAAGCGATGTGTTTTTTGACGGAAATGAAATTCAACTTAAACTGCATAAAGCTATTGCTACTTTACCTGAAAAACAACAATTAGTTTTTAAAATGAAATACTTTGAAGAATTAAAATATGAAGAAATGTCAGAAATATTAATTACTTCTGTTGGAGCTCTTAAAGCAAGTTATCACATTGCAGCAAAAAAAATTGAAGATTATTTAAACTCAAATTAA
- the pdxH gene encoding pyridoxamine 5'-phosphate oxidase, with protein MKDLSNYRKSYEKSELLENQIPEDPINLFHRWFYEAEDLNAADEVNAMTVATIGLDGFPKSRVVLLKKFNEEGFIFYTNYNSEKGKAIINNPNVCLSFFWPGVERQIIIKGIAEKTEENVSDNYFASRPDGSKLGAIVSPQSEVIPNREFLENNLKQLEKEWEGKEILRPKHWGGFLVRPVEVEFWQGRPNRLHDRIRYQLQDNYDWKIDRLSP; from the coding sequence ATGAAAGATTTAAGTAATTATAGAAAATCCTATGAGAAAAGTGAATTATTGGAAAATCAAATTCCTGAAGATCCAATAAATTTATTTCATAGATGGTTTTATGAAGCGGAAGATTTAAATGCGGCAGATGAAGTAAATGCTATGACTGTTGCCACTATTGGTTTGGATGGTTTTCCAAAATCGAGAGTAGTTTTGCTTAAAAAATTTAATGAAGAAGGTTTTATTTTTTATACCAATTATAATTCTGAAAAAGGAAAGGCCATAATTAATAATCCAAATGTTTGTTTATCTTTTTTTTGGCCTGGTGTTGAACGTCAAATTATTATAAAAGGGATAGCAGAAAAAACCGAAGAAAATGTTTCCGATAATTATTTTGCCTCTCGTCCTGATGGAAGTAAACTTGGTGCCATCGTTTCGCCACAAAGTGAAGTTATTCCTAATCGTGAATTTTTAGAAAACAATTTAAAACAATTAGAAAAAGAGTGGGAGGGTAAAGAAATTTTACGCCCTAAACATTGGGGAGGATTTTTAGTTCGTCCTGTTGAAGTTGAATTTTGGCAGGGAAGACCTAATCGATTACACGATAGAATTCGTTACCAACTTCAAGACAATTATGATTGGAAAATTGACCGTTTATCGCCTTGA
- a CDS encoding sensor of ECF-type sigma factor translates to MKTKHIFPLLLIFISSITFAQGLRDRKEKVKALKVAYITEQLNLTTEEAQKFWPIYNAFDDKQAELRHEKMRAILDRFEPGSVDKLSEKEASNLLVQMEAIEENLFSLRKKFIKDLQGVISAKKIIKLKKAEEDFNRELLKQIREKRRG, encoded by the coding sequence ATGAAAACTAAACATATATTTCCTTTACTATTAATATTTATTTCTTCAATCACTTTTGCACAGGGATTAAGGGATAGAAAAGAGAAAGTGAAAGCATTAAAAGTAGCTTATATTACAGAACAATTAAATTTAACTACTGAAGAAGCTCAAAAATTTTGGCCTATCTATAACGCTTTTGATGATAAACAAGCCGAATTAAGACATGAAAAAATGAGAGCAATTTTAGACCGATTTGAACCAGGAAGTGTAGATAAACTTTCTGAAAAAGAAGCTTCTAATTTATTAGTACAAATGGAAGCTATTGAAGAAAATTTGTTTTCACTTAGAAAAAAGTTTATTAAAGATTTACAAGGTGTTATAAGTGCCAAGAAAATCATCAAACTCAAAAAAGCAGAAGAGGATTTTAATAGAGAGTTATTAAAACAAATTAGAGAAAAAAGAAGAGGTTAA